Proteins encoded together in one Gigantopelta aegis isolate Gae_Host chromosome 8, Gae_host_genome, whole genome shotgun sequence window:
- the LOC121379912 gene encoding mucin-22-like isoform X1, with the protein MTYLYFYILLLIVQVLKSSSQTTENHTSISICILPVGLLVCIQIQQSHRQETLDSSTSSASTATAPKAASSITASTKKPASSTPDVSIKTASTITSGSPTTGASTKATSTADMSPTTELGTASTTTSASTDAPTTVVSTTAAPTVVSTTAASTTAASTTDMATTDMSTTAASTTGVSTTAVSTKDMSTADMSTGVSTTAESTTDVSMTAASTTDMSTTAASTTGVSTTAVSTKDMSTADMSTGVSTTAESTTDVSMTAASTTDMSITAASTTARTTTAASATAASTTAGSTTAASTTDVSMTAESTTDVSMTPASTAAMSISAASTTAASKISASTKAASTAAPTRLKTTLSSTTSDTTVNSANGESSGLSVGSKVALGICIPILIIMAVGIAGFFVYRRRYHAGTWKLDTIAYKPWSYSNASYHDDEGALIMPSRSGYEKL; encoded by the exons ATGACGTACCtgtatttctatattttgttgttaattgttcAAGTCTTGAAATCGTCCAGTCAGACGACAG aaAATCACACTTCCATTTCTATCTGTATACTTCCTGTAGGCCTACTGGTTTGTATACAGATAC AGCAATCTCACAGACAAGAAACACTTGACTCCTCCACAAGTTCTGCGTCAACAGCAACTGCGCCAAAAGCAGCTTCATCAATAACTGcgtcaacaaaaaaacccgCATCATCAACACCAGATGTTTCGATAAAAACTGCGTCAACCATAACATCTGGGTCGCCAACAACAGGTGCATCAACTAAAGCAACATCAACAGCAGATATGTCACCTACAACTGAATTAGGAACTGCGTCAACAACAACATCTGCGTCAACAGATGCACCAACAACAGTAGTGTCAACAACAGCTGCACCAACAGTAGTGTCAACAACAGCTGCATCAACAACAGCTGCGTCAACAACAGATATGGCAACAACAGATATGTCAACAACAGCTGCATCAACAACAGGTGTGTCAACAACAGCTGTTTCAACAAAAGATATGTCAACAGCAGATATGTCAACAGGTGTGTCAACAACAGCTGAATCAACAACAGATGTATCAATGACAGCTGCATCAACAACAGATATGTCAACAACAGCTGCATCAACAACAGGTGTGTCAACAACAGCTGTTTCAACAAAAGATATGTCAACAGCAGATATGTCAACAGGTGTGTCAACAACAGCTGAATCAACAACAGATGTATCAATGACAGCTGCATCAACAACAGATATGTCAATAACAGCTGCATCAACAACAGCTAGAACAACAACAGCTGCATCAGCAACAGCTGCATCAACAACAGCTGGGTCAACAACAGCTGCATCAACAACAGATGTATCAATGACAGCTGAATCAACAACAGATGTATCAATGACACCTGCATCAACAGCAGCTATGTCAATATCAGCTGCATCAACAACAGCTGCGTCAAAAATATCTGCATCAACAAAAGCTGCGTCAACAGCAGCGCCAACGAGATTGAAAACAACGTTGTCATCAACTACGTCTGATACCACAGTGAATTCAGCTAATGGGGAATCTTCTGGACTGAGTGTTGGAAGTAAAGTGGCGCTTGGTATCTGCATCCCTATACTAATTATCATGGCAGTGGGCATCGCCGGATTCTTCGTCTACCGAAG ACGATACCACGCCGGGACGTGGAAGCTGGACACCATCGCCTACAAACCTTGGTCTTACTCCAATGCCAGTTACCATGACGACGAG GGTGCGTTAATTATGCCTAGCCGCTCGGGATATGAGAAGCTATGA
- the LOC121379912 gene encoding mucin-22-like isoform X2, whose amino-acid sequence MTYLYFYILLLIVQVLKSSSQTTEQSHRQETLDSSTSSASTATAPKAASSITASTKKPASSTPDVSIKTASTITSGSPTTGASTKATSTADMSPTTELGTASTTTSASTDAPTTVVSTTAAPTVVSTTAASTTAASTTDMATTDMSTTAASTTGVSTTAVSTKDMSTADMSTGVSTTAESTTDVSMTAASTTDMSTTAASTTGVSTTAVSTKDMSTADMSTGVSTTAESTTDVSMTAASTTDMSITAASTTARTTTAASATAASTTAGSTTAASTTDVSMTAESTTDVSMTPASTAAMSISAASTTAASKISASTKAASTAAPTRLKTTLSSTTSDTTVNSANGESSGLSVGSKVALGICIPILIIMAVGIAGFFVYRRRYHAGTWKLDTIAYKPWSYSNASYHDDEGALIMPSRSGYEKL is encoded by the exons ATGACGTACCtgtatttctatattttgttgttaattgttcAAGTCTTGAAATCGTCCAGTCAGACGACAG AGCAATCTCACAGACAAGAAACACTTGACTCCTCCACAAGTTCTGCGTCAACAGCAACTGCGCCAAAAGCAGCTTCATCAATAACTGcgtcaacaaaaaaacccgCATCATCAACACCAGATGTTTCGATAAAAACTGCGTCAACCATAACATCTGGGTCGCCAACAACAGGTGCATCAACTAAAGCAACATCAACAGCAGATATGTCACCTACAACTGAATTAGGAACTGCGTCAACAACAACATCTGCGTCAACAGATGCACCAACAACAGTAGTGTCAACAACAGCTGCACCAACAGTAGTGTCAACAACAGCTGCATCAACAACAGCTGCGTCAACAACAGATATGGCAACAACAGATATGTCAACAACAGCTGCATCAACAACAGGTGTGTCAACAACAGCTGTTTCAACAAAAGATATGTCAACAGCAGATATGTCAACAGGTGTGTCAACAACAGCTGAATCAACAACAGATGTATCAATGACAGCTGCATCAACAACAGATATGTCAACAACAGCTGCATCAACAACAGGTGTGTCAACAACAGCTGTTTCAACAAAAGATATGTCAACAGCAGATATGTCAACAGGTGTGTCAACAACAGCTGAATCAACAACAGATGTATCAATGACAGCTGCATCAACAACAGATATGTCAATAACAGCTGCATCAACAACAGCTAGAACAACAACAGCTGCATCAGCAACAGCTGCATCAACAACAGCTGGGTCAACAACAGCTGCATCAACAACAGATGTATCAATGACAGCTGAATCAACAACAGATGTATCAATGACACCTGCATCAACAGCAGCTATGTCAATATCAGCTGCATCAACAACAGCTGCGTCAAAAATATCTGCATCAACAAAAGCTGCGTCAACAGCAGCGCCAACGAGATTGAAAACAACGTTGTCATCAACTACGTCTGATACCACAGTGAATTCAGCTAATGGGGAATCTTCTGGACTGAGTGTTGGAAGTAAAGTGGCGCTTGGTATCTGCATCCCTATACTAATTATCATGGCAGTGGGCATCGCCGGATTCTTCGTCTACCGAAG ACGATACCACGCCGGGACGTGGAAGCTGGACACCATCGCCTACAAACCTTGGTCTTACTCCAATGCCAGTTACCATGACGACGAG GGTGCGTTAATTATGCCTAGCCGCTCGGGATATGAGAAGCTATGA